Sequence from the bacterium genome:
GTCGATGCCGACCGGGGACTGCCCGGCCTGCATCAGCAGCGGGCGCGGCTTGCGGGTCGGCTTGGGGTTCACGTAGGCGCCGTAGCACTGGTAGTACTCGCCCTCGAAGATGATGGGCACGTCGGAGGCCCACAGCGCCTTGACGAGGGTGAAGAACTCATCGGCGCGCCGGTAGGACTCGTCGTGCTCGGGCGGCTCGATGTGGCCGAACGCCGCATATTCCTTGGCCGAGTAGCCGGTCACCATGTTGAGTCCCCAGCGCCCGTCGGAGATGTGGTCGACGGTGACCCCGAACTTGGCGAAGTGGAACGGGTGGAACTCGTAGTTGCTGTGTGCCGTGGAGAACTGGAGCATGCGACTCGTGATGGAGGAGGCGGCTGCCGCTGCGGTGAGTGATTCCAGGCAGGTCTCGTTCCAGTCGGTGTCGCCCCCCTGGCCGATCCAGCGGGCGAACGGCACCTGGTAGTCGAAGCCTATCCGCTCGGCCTCGGTGATCAGTTTCGAGGCCAGCGGCCACTGCCAGTAGTTCTGGTACCGGTCGGGGTCGGCCAGCACGGCCTTGGAGCCGGTGGAGCCCCCCTGGATGTTCCAGGCGAACAGCCCGAGCTGGAGGGGCTGGCCCAGATGGGGGTCGGGCTGCCCATTCGGTTCGTACGGACCGGTGAGTTGTTCGATCTTCTGTGGCTTGGTCCCGTAACGAGTCGTGACCACGATGTCCCCCTTTAGTTCTGCGAGTTCTGCGTTTCGTCCGGTGGAGTTGTTCGGTAGATCGGGCCCCGGTCGATCACCTCGTCGAGGAGTCCCTCCTCGATGTAGGCCGGAAGCTCCCCGATGTCGATGCGGAGTGCCTCCTGACCCGCGTAGTGAAGCAGTTTCCTGACTTCGGTGCTGATGTAGTAGCCGCCGAGCACCAGGACCATGAGCGCACCGAAGCCGTCGGGATCGGTGGCGGCGAGTTGCTCGAGCACCTCGGGGCTGGGAGGGTCGGCGCAGGCGGTCACGGCGCGCCGGCAGTCGGCGGCCAGGTCGGGTCGGGCCCGCAGCGCCTTGTCCAGGAGTTCCCCGGCGATCCCCACGGAGCTGGCCGCGGGCATCTCCCGGTAGGCCGGCACCAGCACGTCGGCGATGCGTGCCAGCCGGGCGCGGAACGCCTCGTCGAAGTCCTCGGGGCGCCGCGGGTCGGTCACGGCAACCGCCGCGGTGGCTGCCGGCGCCTGGATTCCGGCTTGCGCCGGAATGACGACGTGTGCGTCGTCGTGGCTTGGGAGTGCGGGGGGTGAACCGACCACGGCGATCGTCTTCGTCCGACTGGCGAGCGCGGGGTCCTCATGGCACCCGCTGCTGCCGGCGCGTCTCGATCAGGCGCTCCGTGGCCCGGAGGGCCAGCGCGGAGATCGTGGCGGTGGGGTTGACACCCCCGGAGGTGACGAAGACGCTGCCGTCGATCACGTACAGATTCTCGACGTCGTGGCTCCGGCACCAGCGGTCCACGACGGAGCACTCCGGATCGTCGCCCATCCGGGCCGTGCCGAGGAGGTGCCAACCGGTGCCCCGCACCTGCGGGGTGACGACCGTCTCGTAGGCGCCCGCCTCGCTGAGCGACTCGGCGGCCCGGGCCGCCTGGAAACTCAGCAGCCGCCGGGAGTTCTCCGACACCCGGTACTGGATCCGGGGTGCCGGGACGCCGTCGGGGTCTGCCAACTCACCGTCGAGGGTCACCCGGTTGGCGTCGTCGGGCAGGTCCTCGCCGATGATGCCCCACATGATCGAGTGGCCGAGGTTCGTGCGGACCCGCTCGTGCAGCGCGGTGCCCCAGACCGGGTCGCCGCCGAAACCCAGGGCGGCGCCCAGCGGCCCGCCCGTGGGTTGCAGCCCCCACTTGGCGCCGCGCACGAAGTCCCGTCGGGGGTCGGTCTCGTAGAACTCCATGCACTGCAGGCTCTGGCCCCAGTGCCCCTGCCAACTCGGCCAGTGGCGGTCGAACAGCCCGATCACGGTGCCGAACGGATGCATCATGAGCCGCTTGCCGACGAGGCCGGAGCGGTTGGCCAGGCCGTCGGGGAAGCCGGTGCTCGTCGAGAGCAGCAGCAGGCGGGGTGTCCCGATGCCGTTGGCCGCCACGAGCACGACCGATGCCGGCTGGTGCCGCTCGTGGCCGTCGCGG
This genomic interval carries:
- a CDS encoding LLM class flavin-dependent oxidoreductase gives rise to the protein MVTTRYGTKPQKIEQLTGPYEPNGQPDPHLGQPLQLGLFAWNIQGGSTGSKAVLADPDRYQNYWQWPLASKLITEAERIGFDYQVPFARWIGQGGDTDWNETCLESLTAAAAASSITSRMLQFSTAHSNYEFHPFHFAKFGVTVDHISDGRWGLNMVTGYSAKEYAAFGHIEPPEHDESYRRADEFFTLVKALWASDVPIIFEGEYYQCYGAYVNPKPTRKPRPLLMQAGQSPVGIDFACRHAEWIFQIQPQIENYRTVAKDIHDKAASYGRRVLVATQLWPIIDKTDAAAQATAEWIAEEIDHQATMNFIQSAKRQHISSTFGWIEAEEESADPYGGIGRDLFMRMGLGIGAHQFVGSYDTVAEQLRELYEAGIESALISFFDPFLGLQQMEDEIFPRLKKMGLRR
- a CDS encoding GMC family oxidoreductase, yielding MSAADVLIIGAGASGAVASRRLAEAGFDVVCLEQGERSDPGAYRGAYDDWELTGLKQWTWDPNIRRARADYPVEVSESDIDPLMFNGVGGSTVQFAAQWPRLAPSDFRVRTLDGVADDWPLTYEELQPYYERSDVDFGVSGIGGDPAYPPGAEPPLPPLPLPEVATDIARAHNRLGWHWWPGTNAIASRRYRGRRPCVQRGTCAWGCGEGAKGSTDQTHWPDAERFGARLVTGARVRQITLDARGLATGAIYVDRDGHERHQPASVVLVAANGIGTPRLLLLSTSTGFPDGLANRSGLVGKRLMMHPFGTVIGLFDRHWPSWQGHWGQSLQCMEFYETDPRRDFVRGAKWGLQPTGGPLGAALGFGGDPVWGTALHERVRTNLGHSIMWGIIGEDLPDDANRVTLDGELADPDGVPAPRIQYRVSENSRRLLSFQAARAAESLSEAGAYETVVTPQVRGTGWHLLGTARMGDDPECSVVDRWCRSHDVENLYVIDGSVFVTSGGVNPTATISALALRATERLIETRRQQRVP